The DNA window GCGACAATGtgtcgccgctaaaagttagataattcgCGGCGACATTGCCTACTGTCGCCGCGAAAACTTTACAGCATATTTTATCACTAGTTTTATGGTGGCGACTATCGTCGCCACCATTtttctgatataaaattaatttttttaaaaaaataattgatagtaatagatattattgatttagtataaaatgctaaaaaataacctatacttataaaattttttatttttaaattttaacctttaattttaatctaatcctctcaaaaccaaataaaatttaggaCAAAGAAAGCCAATTCTCATAAATATGACAGAAAGCTTTCGAAACAAACCAAGATCAACAAGCAGAAATCTTACATTTTGCATTGAATTGTCTCTCACAACAGAAAGAAGTTTAGGACAATATATAAGTAAGACTGAATCATCATATATAAGTAATACAATCATTCAacacaaccaaaaaataaaacacaataataatatttttgtcatttccaCATGCTAtcaaagttttcaaaatatatcTAAATTCTTAAACTTGATTCAATACATCGCCAATGACCTGCCAAAATATTTCTTGTCACCACCTCTTATAaatctgcaaataaaaaaaaataaaattagtttttcaacATTCGTTGATCCTTGAATTTATGCAaacaatataagaataaagaggcCAAGTACATATATAACAATGTTGGCTATGAACTATATAACAGACAGAAACCGACATTAATTTAGTTCATATAACCAAATATCGAGCATTAAGAGTAACAAAGAAACTGAGTAACTTTGAGATTTCATTTTCCCTAATAAGTATATGAAACTCAAGTTAAATGTCAAAAAATCACGCATCCTTAAGTCTATACATGTTTGTGTCGGGCATGAAAATACAAGCCAATTTTTCATGAACAGATTCAGCTTATATAGGACTTGGTTACTTCACATGGTATAAAAGTAGCTGGACCAAtccactttttagttttaaaaccCCACCCTTCCATTCCTGATTCTTctacataggcattttaagagTTGCGAGACCAAACCTAATAGGGatgattattataataaaaaatacatgGTCCTTCCATCTGCTAACAGTTTAAGCATTTAGAGTTAATTGTTTCAAACAATATGTGAATTtgcacacaaacacacacattTTGCATCGTACATTTGCATACAAACATGCATGGAATGAGAAATAAGCAATGCAAATCAGAAAATTAGATGCTGAAAAGAATGCAAGCACAATCACATAAAGATAAGATATTTGACCAGCAGTATGAaggaaaagagagggaaaatagTTAGTTGCGTCGTTGCAATACCACATAATAAGTAGTAGGAAAATCAGATTAGAGAAACACAGTAGCAGGAAAATCATTACGTGCGCCATTTACTAGTTTTATTTGCATACTGCTgctctatatttaaatttcaatggcTGACATTGACTCTATTATGAAGCAGGCACTTTATATTTTActctttataaattataatgtcAAAAAAAGCACAAGATCCAGGTTGGGAACATGCCTATCCTCCAATTGAGAAGGATCGAACTCGAGTGAAGTGTAAGTATTGTCAAAATGAGTACAATGGTGGGATAAGTAGGTTTAAGAGGCACTTGGCAGGAATTAGAGGGGATGTTGCTCCTTGTGCGCAAGTTccagaaaaagtaaaagaagaaATGTCTAAACTTATTGGAGTGAAGAGACAAATGAAGGAGCACAAGGAAGAAGCTCTTAAGCAATTAAGAGGTGAGGTTAATATCACTGACATGGAAGACTATTCAGATTATGAAACAGGAGAAATACTTTCTAAAAGAAGTTGTGTTGGGTCGAGCAAGAGTACACAGAAAGGACTCATTGATAGGTTTTGCATCCCCACTCCTGAAGAAGCTTTGCGAAGGGGCAAGGATGTTCAACCCACTATAAATGAGAaattgaaagagaaagaaagagaaagaacaatTCAATACATTGCTCGGTGGTTTTACGAAGCGGGAATTCCTTTCAATGCAGCTAGTCTTGAAAGTTTCAGTTTGATGCTAGAAGCAATTGGACAATATGGTCGGGGATTGAAAGCTCCTACACCATATGAGCTTAGAGTACCTTTATTGAAGAAAGAAGTAGAAGAGACAAAAGCATTCTTGAAAACTCATAGGGATTGTTGGGAAGCAAATGGATGCTCAATCATGACGGACGCGTGGACCGATAAAAGAGGTCGGAATTTGATGAACTTGGTGGTAAATTGTGAGTTGGGAACTTCTTTTCTTAGATCAATTGATTCTTCTTCGGAGGTTCATGATGGTCCTTTTATATTTAAGTTGGTTAGTTCTTGTATTGATGAGATTGGAGAGGAAAATGTGGTTCAAGTCATCTCCGATAATGCATCAGCGAACATGGCGGCTGCAAACTTATTAAGAGCCGAACGTCCTAATATCTTTT is part of the Ananas comosus cultivar F153 unplaced genomic scaffold, ASM154086v1, whole genome shotgun sequence genome and encodes:
- the LOC109705389 gene encoding uncharacterized protein LOC109705389, which gives rise to MSKKAQDPGWEHAYPPIEKDRTRVKCKYCQNEYNGGISRFKRHLAGIRGDVAPCAQVPEKVKEEMSKLIGVKRQMKEHKEEALKQLRGEVNITDMEDYSDYETGEILSKRSCVGSSKSTQKGLIDRFCIPTPEEALRRGKDVQPTINEKLKEKERERTIQYIARWFYEAGIPFNAASLESFSLMLEAIGQYGRGLKAPTPYELRVPLLKKEVEETKAFLKTHRDCWEANGCSIMTDAWTDKRGRNLMNLVVNCELGTSFLRSIDSSSEVHDGPFIFKLVSSCIDEIGEENVVQVISDNASANMAAANLLRAERPNIFWSPCAAHCIDLMLEDIGKFRQVKNTITKARMVTVFLYGHTITLSMMRKFTQKKDLVRTGVTRFATAFLSLQSIMLKRNELRTMFTSKDWDEFDGDKVPSMGYVYGDLENAKKEIALHMDNDEKKYRPVWNIIDSRFNDKLKTPLHKAGYFLNPFFYYARKDEIDSNASIMDGVLECLLKFYPNDPSKQDKILEELPLYKTASGSFGREIAIRQRQKPNLNPAHWWSMHGTDTPFLRIMAMKILSLTCSSSGCERNWSTFEM